A section of the Flavobacterium ardleyense genome encodes:
- a CDS encoding M1 family metallopeptidase produces the protein MKNLFTIAFFLLVTTFASAQNTGYWQQHVDYKMDVNVDAKKYQYSGSQELIYTNNSPDTLYKVYYHLYLNAFQPGSEMDMRLRNIADPDRRMVTTTTAADGSKKHESRIKHLKPNEIGYLKIKNLKQDGAAVVTSEHGTILEVTLAKPLMPNAKTTLKMEFEGQIPVQIRRTGRNNSEGVALSMAQWYPKLAEYDFEGWHADPYIGREFHGVWGDFDVRITIDKNYILGGTGYIQNNNEVGFGYEDAGVKLKKPKNSKTLTWHFVAPMVHDFTWAADPDYIHDKIETESGTTLHFLYKDDSKILQNWKNLQPKAVELLSIYNQLVGKYPYKQYSIIQGGDGGMEYAMCTLILGGGTMEGLLGVTAHEMAHAWFQGVLASNETAHGWMDEGFTTFIEDFAMDIVNKTNANNPFEASYNGYRALVNSGKEQSQGTHADRYDVNRSYSIASYHKGSIFLSQLIYLIGFENLVGTLQQFYKEFQFKHPTPNDLIRTAEKVSGAHLGWYLTDWTRTTNNIDYSIASVKQIEGASEISLQRKGLTPMPIDILVNYTDGTTETFYVPLRMMYFSKENPYQNIKRTVLSESTWADPNFTFKINRPLKEIAQIILDPSGLMADINLEDNFYSSTKSK, from the coding sequence ATGAAAAATCTTTTTACAATTGCTTTCTTTCTACTTGTAACTACTTTTGCCTCTGCTCAAAATACAGGATATTGGCAGCAGCACGTTGACTATAAAATGGATGTAAACGTAGATGCAAAAAAATACCAATATTCGGGAAGTCAAGAGCTTATTTACACCAACAATTCGCCTGATACGCTGTATAAGGTGTATTATCATTTGTATTTGAATGCATTTCAGCCAGGAAGCGAAATGGATATGCGACTGAGAAATATTGCCGATCCAGACCGACGCATGGTTACAACAACCACTGCGGCAGATGGCAGCAAAAAACATGAAAGCAGAATTAAGCATCTAAAACCTAACGAAATTGGTTATCTAAAAATTAAAAACTTGAAGCAAGACGGTGCTGCTGTCGTCACTTCGGAGCACGGAACAATTTTAGAGGTTACTTTGGCAAAACCATTAATGCCAAATGCTAAAACGACTCTTAAAATGGAGTTTGAAGGTCAGATACCAGTTCAAATTCGTCGTACAGGAAGAAATAACAGCGAAGGTGTTGCACTTTCAATGGCGCAGTGGTATCCTAAATTAGCCGAATATGATTTTGAAGGATGGCACGCAGATCCATATATTGGAAGAGAATTTCACGGGGTTTGGGGAGATTTTGACGTAAGGATAACTATAGATAAAAACTATATTCTTGGTGGTACGGGATATATTCAGAACAACAATGAAGTTGGTTTTGGTTATGAAGATGCAGGTGTAAAATTAAAAAAACCTAAAAATTCAAAAACGCTTACTTGGCATTTTGTCGCACCGATGGTTCACGACTTTACGTGGGCGGCAGATCCTGATTATATTCATGATAAAATAGAAACAGAAAGCGGGACAACTTTGCACTTTTTGTATAAAGACGATTCGAAAATACTTCAGAATTGGAAGAATCTGCAGCCAAAAGCGGTTGAGCTATTGAGTATTTACAATCAGCTGGTTGGAAAATATCCGTACAAGCAATATTCAATAATTCAAGGTGGCGACGGCGGAATGGAGTATGCAATGTGTACGCTAATATTGGGCGGTGGAACTATGGAAGGTTTACTGGGAGTAACTGCACACGAAATGGCGCACGCTTGGTTTCAAGGAGTCCTTGCATCAAATGAAACCGCTCACGGGTGGATGGATGAAGGATTTACAACTTTCATCGAAGATTTTGCAATGGATATTGTAAATAAAACTAACGCAAATAATCCTTTTGAGGCATCCTACAACGGTTACAGAGCGCTAGTGAATTCAGGAAAGGAGCAATCGCAAGGAACTCACGCAGATAGATACGATGTTAATAGATCTTATAGTATTGCTAGCTATCACAAAGGAAGTATTTTTCTATCGCAACTTATTTACCTGATTGGTTTTGAAAATCTCGTTGGAACATTGCAGCAATTTTACAAAGAATTTCAGTTTAAACATCCAACTCCAAATGATTTAATTCGTACAGCCGAAAAAGTTTCTGGAGCGCATTTAGGTTGGTATCTAACTGATTGGACTCGAACCACAAATAATATCGATTATTCAATTGCATCTGTTAAACAAATTGAGGGAGCTTCAGAAATTTCGCTACAGCGAAAAGGACTTACGCCAATGCCGATTGACATTTTGGTAAATTATACCGATGGTACAACTGAAACTTTTTACGTTCCTTTGCGGATGATGTATTTCTCGAAAGAAAATCCATATCAAAATATCAAAAGAACCGTATTGAGTGAGTCCACTTGGGCTGATCCGAATTTTACATTTAAAATTA
- a CDS encoding S8 family peptidase has protein sequence MRLLQTITVATMATLLLSNCTTQKAPLYQTVDKTGIVAKKTAISENDLKRWSHLDLLKDSIPGMSVDKAYELLLKDKKSTTVIVGVIDSGVDIVHEDLKSNVWTNSKEIPGNGIDDDNNGYIDDIHGWNFLGQSTRENLEMTRIIKKGDDGSATYKRAVAAYDKKKSEAMSGKQQVDFIFNADKTISDHLNKKAYTLEDLQKLVTTDAAVGQAKQVMMSIITQAGPGYREDIEGYKDYIYSTLNYNLNVEFDGRKIVGDNVTDINDTKYGDNNVAGPDKKDALHGTHVAGIIAQVRGNNLGGDGVATNVKIMAIRAVPDGDEYDKDIALAIRYAADNGAKIINGSFGKSFSPNKEWVDDAIKYAAKKDVLFVHAAGNDGHNIDKAENQNYPNDATSGSGEFADNVITIGALNNLYTTDLVAPFSNFGAINVDVFAPGMEIYATVPFDKYKFEQGTSMAAPNVAGVAALIRSYYPSLTAKQVKQILMDSGVAIPMEVKFGDDAEMMPFAKGSRSGKIVNAYNALLMAEKMAK, from the coding sequence ATGAGATTACTACAAACAATTACCGTAGCTACAATGGCTACCTTGTTGCTAAGCAACTGTACAACACAAAAAGCGCCACTATATCAAACGGTGGACAAAACTGGAATCGTAGCGAAGAAAACCGCTATTTCAGAAAACGATTTAAAACGCTGGAGTCATTTGGATTTACTTAAAGATAGTATTCCAGGAATGAGTGTTGATAAGGCTTATGAGCTTCTTCTAAAAGATAAAAAGAGTACAACCGTAATTGTTGGAGTAATTGATTCGGGCGTTGATATAGTTCACGAAGATTTAAAGTCGAATGTTTGGACTAACTCCAAAGAAATTCCTGGAAACGGCATTGACGATGATAACAATGGATATATTGATGATATACATGGATGGAATTTTCTTGGTCAGTCTACTAGAGAAAATCTTGAAATGACGCGTATCATTAAGAAGGGCGACGACGGATCGGCTACATACAAGCGTGCAGTTGCTGCTTACGACAAGAAAAAAAGTGAAGCAATGTCTGGTAAACAGCAGGTTGACTTTATCTTTAATGCTGACAAAACAATTTCGGATCATTTAAATAAAAAAGCGTATACATTAGAAGATCTTCAGAAACTCGTAACTACAGATGCAGCTGTAGGTCAAGCTAAACAGGTGATGATGAGCATTATCACACAGGCTGGTCCAGGGTATAGAGAAGATATCGAAGGTTATAAAGATTATATTTATTCTACCTTAAATTACAATTTGAATGTAGAATTTGACGGTCGTAAAATTGTTGGTGACAATGTAACTGACATTAATGATACTAAATACGGTGATAATAATGTTGCGGGTCCAGATAAAAAAGATGCCCTACATGGCACGCACGTAGCGGGAATTATAGCTCAAGTACGTGGCAATAATCTTGGTGGTGACGGAGTTGCTACTAATGTAAAAATTATGGCAATTCGTGCCGTGCCAGATGGTGATGAGTACGACAAAGATATTGCGTTGGCTATTCGTTACGCAGCAGATAATGGTGCGAAAATAATTAACGGAAGCTTTGGAAAAAGCTTTTCGCCAAATAAAGAATGGGTTGATGACGCTATTAAATATGCCGCAAAAAAGGATGTGCTTTTTGTACATGCAGCTGGAAATGATGGTCACAATATTGACAAGGCAGAAAATCAGAATTATCCAAACGATGCTACATCAGGATCTGGTGAATTTGCGGATAATGTAATTACAATTGGTGCTCTTAATAATTTATATACAACTGACTTAGTAGCACCATTCTCTAACTTTGGTGCCATAAATGTTGATGTATTTGCTCCTGGAATGGAAATTTATGCTACTGTTCCTTTTGATAAATATAAATTTGAACAAGGTACATCTATGGCCGCTCCAAATGTTGCCGGAGTAGCTGCCTTGATCAGATCTTACTATCCTTCTTTAACTGCCAAACAAGTAAAACAAATTTTAATGGACTCTGGAGTTGCAATTCCAATGGAAGTTAAATTTGGTGACGATGCAGAGATGATGCCTTTTGCAAAAGGATCACGCTCAGGAAAAATCGTTAATGCTTACAATGCGTTATTGATGGCAGAGAAAATGGCAAAATAA
- a CDS encoding MBL fold metallo-hydrolase, producing the protein MKLYPIESGNFKLDGGAMFGVVPKTIWNKTNPADANNLIDIAARCLLIEDGNRLILIDTGMGDKQSEKFFGYYSLWGSHTIDKSLAKYGFSRDDITDVFQTHLHFDHCGGSIQWNKDKTGYEPAFKNAKFWSNENHWEWATKPNPREKASFLKENILPMQESGQLEFVKRPEGDYGFSEELNFGIFYVDGHTEKMMLPKLQYQNKTIYFMADLLPTAGHIPLPYVMGYDTRPLLTLPEKEKFLKEAAANNYYLFLEHDAHNQIITVEETDRGVRLKDVFTCDEILR; encoded by the coding sequence ATGAAATTATATCCTATAGAAAGTGGCAATTTTAAGTTGGACGGAGGAGCGATGTTTGGCGTTGTACCCAAAACAATTTGGAACAAAACCAATCCCGCCGATGCCAACAATTTAATAGATATTGCCGCCAGATGTTTACTCATTGAAGATGGAAACAGATTAATTTTGATTGATACCGGCATGGGCGACAAACAATCAGAAAAGTTTTTTGGCTATTATTCACTATGGGGATCTCATACTATTGATAAGTCGCTGGCAAAATATGGTTTCTCTCGTGATGATATCACGGATGTTTTTCAAACTCATCTCCATTTTGACCACTGTGGCGGAAGTATTCAGTGGAATAAAGATAAAACTGGCTACGAACCTGCTTTTAAAAACGCAAAATTTTGGAGCAATGAAAATCATTGGGAATGGGCAACGAAACCAAATCCTCGTGAAAAAGCATCTTTTTTGAAGGAAAACATTCTACCCATGCAGGAAAGTGGGCAACTAGAATTTGTAAAAAGACCAGAAGGTGATTATGGATTTTCGGAAGAATTAAATTTCGGAATCTTTTATGTGGATGGTCACACTGAAAAAATGATGTTGCCTAAACTTCAATATCAGAATAAAACGATTTATTTTATGGCCGATTTATTGCCTACAGCAGGACATATTCCGTTGCCTTACGTGATGGGTTACGATACGAGGCCTCTATTAACCCTGCCGGAGAAAGAAAAATTCCTGAAAGAAGCTGCTGCTAATAATTATTACCTTTTTCTTGAACACGATGCTCATAATCAAATCATCACGGTTGAAGAAACAGATAGAGGAGTTCGGCTGAAGGACGTATTTACCTGCGATGAAATCTTAAGATAA
- a CDS encoding HesB/IscA family protein has protein sequence MIKVSETAKTRIINLMKDDGFDAAQDYVRVGVKSGGCSGLSYELTFDKNIQENDKVFKDNDIQIAVEKKSFLYLAGTILEFSGGLNGKGFVFNNPNANRTCGCGESFSL, from the coding sequence ATGATAAAGGTTTCTGAAACAGCTAAAACGCGGATCATCAATTTGATGAAAGACGATGGTTTTGATGCCGCTCAAGATTACGTTCGTGTAGGTGTAAAAAGTGGCGGTTGCTCCGGACTTTCGTATGAACTTACTTTTGATAAAAATATTCAAGAGAACGATAAAGTATTTAAAGATAACGATATACAAATCGCAGTAGAGAAAAAAAGTTTCTTGTATTTAGCAGGAACAATCTTGGAATTCTCAGGTGGTCTTAACGGTAAAGGATTTGTTTTTAATAATCCAAACGCAAATAGAACTTGTGGTTGTGGGGAGAGTTTTTCTCTTTAA
- a CDS encoding four helix bundle protein: MTKSFEEFEVHKKGVLLTRQIFDLLNKSSIEKEFSFKDQLKRAVISITNNIAEGSEYNNNKQFVRYLKFAKGSCAEVRNMLILARELKFLSEEEIQESLILSIEISTNISNFIKYLNSNLEKK; the protein is encoded by the coding sequence ATGACAAAATCATTTGAAGAATTTGAAGTCCACAAAAAAGGAGTTTTGTTAACCAGGCAAATCTTCGATTTATTAAATAAATCTTCAATCGAAAAAGAATTCAGTTTTAAAGATCAGTTGAAGCGAGCGGTAATTTCGATTACTAATAATATTGCCGAAGGATCTGAATACAATAACAATAAGCAGTTTGTCAGATATTTGAAATTCGCAAAAGGCAGTTGCGCAGAAGTTAGAAATATGTTGATTTTAGCGAGAGAATTAAAATTTCTCTCTGAAGAAGAAATTCAGGAAAGCTTAATTCTTAGCATCGAAATTTCCACTAACATTTCAAATTTCATCAAGTATTTGAATTCTAATTTAGAAAAAAAATAA
- the sufB gene encoding Fe-S cluster assembly protein SufB: MSKYTEDDLKVELENKEYEYGFFTDIESETFPIGLNEDIVRAISKKKEEPEWMTEWRLESYRGWLEMEEPEWANVHYTKPDFQAISYYSAPVTKAKYASLDEVDPELLATFKKLGISLDEQKALSGVAMDIVIDSVSVATSFKSTLSEKGIIFCSISEAIREHPELVRKYLGTVVPQKDNFYAALNSAVFSDGSFCYIPKGVKCPMELSTYFRINQGGTGQFERTLLIADEGSYVSYLEGCTAPSRDENQLHAAVVELISLDNAEIKYSTVQNWYPGNAEGKGGVFNFVTKRAICETGAKVSWTQVETGSAVTWKYPSCILKGDNSVGEFYSIAVTNNFQQADTGTKMIHLGKNTKSTIISKGISAGQSQNSYRGLVQIGARAENARNFSQCDSLLMGNNCGAHTFPYIESKNPSAKIEHEATTSKIGEDQVFYCNQRGIPTEKAIALIVNGFSKDVLNKLPMEFAVEAQKLLEISLEGSVG; the protein is encoded by the coding sequence ATGTCAAAATACACAGAAGACGACTTAAAAGTCGAGCTGGAAAATAAAGAATATGAGTACGGGTTTTTTACCGATATTGAATCTGAAACTTTTCCAATTGGATTAAATGAAGATATCGTTCGGGCAATTTCAAAAAAGAAAGAAGAGCCTGAATGGATGACTGAGTGGAGACTTGAATCGTACAGAGGATGGCTAGAAATGGAAGAGCCAGAATGGGCAAACGTTCATTACACTAAACCAGATTTTCAAGCGATTTCATACTATTCTGCACCAGTTACAAAAGCAAAATATGCAAGTCTTGATGAGGTTGATCCAGAATTACTAGCAACTTTCAAAAAGCTTGGTATTTCTCTTGATGAGCAAAAAGCACTTTCTGGAGTAGCGATGGATATTGTAATCGATTCAGTTTCGGTGGCAACTTCTTTTAAATCTACATTGTCAGAGAAAGGAATTATTTTCTGTTCTATTTCCGAGGCAATTCGCGAACATCCAGAATTAGTTCGCAAATATCTTGGAACTGTAGTGCCTCAAAAAGACAATTTCTATGCAGCTTTAAATTCAGCAGTATTCTCTGATGGATCATTCTGTTATATTCCAAAAGGTGTAAAATGTCCGATGGAGCTTTCTACCTATTTCCGAATCAATCAAGGTGGTACTGGACAATTTGAAAGAACACTTCTTATTGCAGACGAAGGAAGTTACGTATCTTACTTAGAAGGTTGTACGGCGCCGTCAAGAGATGAAAATCAATTGCACGCAGCGGTAGTGGAACTTATTTCACTTGATAATGCGGAAATTAAATATTCGACCGTTCAAAACTGGTATCCTGGAAACGCAGAAGGTAAAGGTGGAGTTTTCAACTTTGTAACCAAACGTGCTATTTGCGAAACTGGAGCGAAAGTTTCATGGACGCAAGTAGAAACAGGATCAGCAGTAACTTGGAAATATCCTTCTTGTATTTTAAAAGGAGATAACTCAGTAGGAGAATTTTATTCGATTGCTGTAACCAACAATTTCCAACAAGCAGATACAGGGACAAAAATGATTCACCTTGGTAAGAATACAAAATCTACCATTATCTCAAAGGGAATCTCGGCAGGACAATCTCAAAATAGTTATCGTGGACTTGTGCAAATTGGAGCAAGAGCAGAAAATGCTCGAAACTTCTCTCAATGTGACTCATTATTAATGGGTAATAATTGTGGTGCGCATACTTTCCCGTATATCGAAAGTAAAAATCCATCTGCCAAAATTGAGCATGAAGCAACGACAAGTAAAATTGGAGAAGATCAAGTATTCTATTGCAATCAACGTGGAATTCCTACAGAGAAAGCAATTGCCTTGATCGTAAACGGTTTTAGCAAGGACGTACTTAACAAACTTCCGATGGAGTTTGCTGTAGAGGCTCAAAAATTACTAGAAATTTCATTGGAAGGTTCAGTAGGATAA
- the sufC gene encoding Fe-S cluster assembly ATPase SufC, protein MLSIKNLHAAVDGKEILKGLNLEVKAGEVHAIMGPNGSGKSTLASVIAGNDSFDVSEGQVILDGEDLAELAPEERAHKGIFLSFQYPVEIPGVSVTNFIRTAINETRKARKQDEMPAKDMLKLIREKSELLEIDRKFLSRSLNQGFSGGEKKRNEIFQMAMLEPKVAILDETDSGLDIDALRIVANGVNKLKSDKNAVILITHYQRLLDYIVPDFVHVLLDGKIVKSGGKELAHELEEKGYDWIKAEN, encoded by the coding sequence ATGTTATCAATAAAAAATTTACACGCCGCTGTAGACGGAAAAGAAATATTAAAAGGATTAAATCTAGAAGTTAAAGCAGGAGAAGTTCACGCTATCATGGGACCAAACGGTTCTGGAAAAAGTACTTTAGCATCTGTAATTGCTGGTAATGACTCTTTCGATGTTTCAGAAGGACAAGTAATACTAGACGGAGAAGACCTTGCAGAATTAGCTCCAGAAGAGCGCGCTCACAAAGGAATTTTTCTTTCATTCCAGTATCCAGTAGAAATTCCTGGAGTATCGGTTACAAACTTTATTCGTACAGCGATTAACGAAACAAGAAAAGCAAGAAAACAGGACGAAATGCCTGCAAAGGATATGCTGAAATTGATTCGTGAAAAATCTGAATTATTGGAAATCGACCGTAAATTTTTATCGCGTTCTCTTAACCAAGGTTTCTCAGGTGGAGAGAAAAAACGTAATGAAATTTTCCAAATGGCAATGCTTGAGCCTAAAGTTGCCATCCTTGACGAGACAGATTCAGGTCTTGATATTGATGCACTTCGCATCGTTGCAAATGGTGTGAATAAATTAAAAAGCGATAAAAACGCAGTAATCTTGATTACGCACTACCAAAGATTGCTAGACTATATCGTTCCAGATTTCGTACACGTTCTTCTTGATGGTAAGATTGTAAAATCTGGCGGAAAAGAATTGGCTCACGAGCTAGAAGAAAAAGGATACGACTGGATCAAAGCAGAAAACTAG
- the sufD gene encoding Fe-S cluster assembly protein SufD has translation MELKEKLISSHIAFEERVNVDTELHDIRTAALKNFEEKGFPTKKDEAWKYTSLNSLLKTDFSVFAKGNNSINNEDLKKYFLQEIDTYKVVFVDGIFNSFLSSTTHEGVDVCLMSSAMTKAKYIPVVQEYFNTAASKDDSLTTLNTAFTVEGAYINIPKNKIVEKPIEIMYFSTASAENALMVQPRNLVIVGKNSHVQIIERHQSLNNHTVFTNVVTEIFAEKDAVVDYYKIQNDNDQANLIDNTYVSQQFQSEVSVHTYSFGGNLTRNNLNFYHHGERIVSRLNGITIIGEKQHVDHYTLVHHAAPNCESHQDYKGIFSDRSIGVFNGKIFVEREAQKTNAFQKSNNILLSDKATINAKPQLEIFADDVKCSHGCTIGQLDEDAMFYMRSRGIPEKEAKALLMYAFSNDVIESIKIPELKARITKLIAKKLSVKLGFDL, from the coding sequence ATGGAATTAAAAGAAAAATTAATATCATCTCATATTGCCTTTGAAGAACGCGTCAATGTAGATACTGAACTTCACGATATCAGAACTGCAGCGCTCAAAAACTTCGAAGAAAAAGGATTTCCTACAAAGAAAGATGAAGCTTGGAAATATACCTCGCTGAATTCTTTACTTAAAACCGATTTTTCGGTTTTTGCAAAGGGCAATAATTCTATCAACAACGAAGACCTTAAAAAGTATTTTCTTCAAGAAATTGACACTTATAAAGTGGTTTTTGTAGACGGAATTTTCAACTCATTCCTTTCATCAACAACCCACGAAGGTGTGGATGTTTGTCTGATGTCATCGGCAATGACCAAGGCCAAATATATTCCTGTTGTTCAGGAGTATTTTAATACTGCGGCAAGTAAGGACGACAGTCTTACAACTCTAAATACTGCATTTACTGTAGAAGGTGCTTACATCAATATCCCGAAAAATAAGATTGTAGAGAAGCCTATCGAAATTATGTATTTCTCAACAGCTTCGGCAGAGAATGCTTTGATGGTGCAGCCTCGCAACTTAGTTATAGTCGGAAAAAATTCCCACGTTCAGATTATTGAGCGTCATCAGAGTTTAAATAATCATACTGTTTTTACAAATGTGGTCACTGAAATTTTTGCCGAAAAAGATGCAGTAGTTGATTACTACAAGATTCAAAACGACAATGATCAAGCGAATCTGATTGATAATACTTATGTTTCACAGCAATTTCAAAGTGAGGTTTCGGTACATACTTATTCTTTTGGTGGCAACCTAACCCGTAACAATCTAAACTTTTACCACCACGGCGAGCGTATTGTGAGCAGGCTAAATGGTATCACGATTATTGGCGAAAAACAGCACGTAGATCACTACACTTTGGTGCATCACGCTGCGCCAAATTGCGAAAGTCATCAAGATTACAAAGGGATTTTCAGCGATAGATCAATTGGTGTTTTCAATGGAAAAATATTTGTTGAAAGAGAAGCTCAAAAGACTAATGCTTTCCAAAAAAGTAATAATATTCTGTTGAGTGATAAGGCTACAATCAACGCAAAACCACAGTTGGAAATTTTCGCAGATGATGTGAAATGTTCTCACGGTTGCACGATTGGTCAGCTAGACGAAGATGCAATGTTTTATATGCGATCACGCGGTATTCCTGAAAAAGAGGCGAAAGCTTTATTGATGTACGCGTTTTCTAATGACGTGATTGAGAGCATTAAAATTCCAGAACTCAAAGCTAGAATTACCAAGTTAATTGCCAAGAAATTGAGCGTTAAATTGGGATTTGATCTTTAA
- a CDS encoding aminotransferase class V-fold PLP-dependent enzyme, with amino-acid sequence MRFNVEAIRKDFPILSQKVNGKQLVYLDNGATSQKPQQVIDAIANYYKELNANVHRGVHTLSQLATDAFEEGRAKIQQHINAKESYEVILTSGTTHSINIVANGFSNMLKDGDEILISALEHHSNIVPWQMLCERTGATLKVIPMNLEGELVMDDFDSLLNSNTKIVAVNHVSNALGTINPIRYMIAEAHKVGAAVLIDGAQSVAHIKPDMQELDCDFYTFSAHKICGPTGTGVLYGKEEWLNKLIPFQGGGEMIKEVTFEKTTYADLPYKFEAGTPNIAGVIGFGAAIDYLNAIGMNAIAQQEEEILKYATAELLKIPELKIWGTSKEKVSVISFNVGNLHPYDIGTILDNSGIAVRTGHHCAQPIMNFCEIPGTVRASFSFYNTIEEVDLLVKGIVKAQKMLN; translated from the coding sequence ATGAGATTTAATGTAGAAGCAATTCGTAAAGATTTTCCAATACTTTCTCAAAAGGTAAATGGCAAACAACTAGTATATCTTGACAATGGCGCAACATCTCAGAAACCACAACAGGTAATTGATGCAATCGCCAACTATTACAAAGAACTTAATGCCAATGTTCACCGCGGAGTCCACACTTTAAGTCAGCTGGCAACAGATGCATTTGAAGAAGGACGTGCCAAAATTCAACAGCACATTAATGCCAAAGAATCCTATGAAGTAATCCTAACTTCGGGAACTACTCATAGTATCAATATTGTTGCAAATGGTTTTTCGAATATGCTGAAAGATGGTGACGAAATTCTTATTTCAGCATTAGAACATCATAGTAATATTGTTCCATGGCAGATGCTTTGCGAGCGAACAGGAGCAACTTTGAAAGTTATTCCTATGAATCTCGAGGGCGAACTCGTTATGGATGATTTTGATTCGCTTCTGAATTCAAATACCAAGATAGTCGCTGTTAACCACGTATCAAACGCCTTAGGAACAATCAACCCTATTAGATACATGATTGCCGAAGCTCATAAAGTCGGAGCTGCTGTGTTAATTGACGGAGCTCAATCAGTTGCTCATATCAAACCAGATATGCAGGAATTAGATTGTGATTTTTATACTTTTTCTGCCCACAAAATCTGTGGACCTACAGGTACTGGAGTTTTATATGGAAAAGAAGAATGGCTTAACAAATTAATTCCGTTTCAAGGTGGAGGAGAGATGATTAAGGAAGTGACTTTCGAGAAAACCACTTATGCAGATCTCCCCTATAAATTTGAAGCAGGAACGCCAAATATCGCTGGAGTGATTGGATTTGGAGCTGCTATTGATTATCTAAATGCAATCGGAATGAATGCAATTGCACAGCAAGAAGAAGAAATTCTAAAATATGCTACAGCCGAATTGCTAAAAATTCCGGAACTAAAAATCTGGGGAACTTCCAAAGAAAAAGTTTCGGTTATATCGTTCAACGTTGGTAATCTCCATCCTTACGATATCGGTACAATTCTTGACAATAGCGGAATTGCGGTTCGTACCGGACATCACTGTGCGCAGCCAATTATGAATTTTTGCGAAATTCCTGGAACAGTTCGTGCATCCTTCTCATTTTACAATACAATTGAGGAAGTAGATTTATTGGTAAAAGGTATTGTAAAAGCGCAAAAAATGTTAAATTAG
- a CDS encoding SufE family protein — MNIEDKKEEIIEEFSFFEDWDERFQYVIDLGKELPIIEDQYKTEDNIISGCQSKVWLHATLNSGKVEFTADSDAIITKGIIAILIRVFSNQKPADILEANLDFIDQIGLKSHLSPTRANGLVSMIKQIKMYALAFESAQNN, encoded by the coding sequence ATGAATATTGAAGATAAAAAGGAAGAGATTATAGAAGAATTTTCGTTCTTTGAAGATTGGGATGAGCGTTTTCAATATGTAATTGATCTTGGAAAAGAATTGCCAATTATTGAAGACCAGTATAAAACAGAAGACAATATTATCAGTGGTTGTCAGTCTAAAGTGTGGCTTCACGCGACTTTAAATAGCGGAAAGGTCGAGTTTACTGCAGATAGCGATGCGATTATTACCAAAGGAATTATTGCAATTCTAATTCGAGTATTTTCAAATCAAAAACCGGCCGATATATTAGAAGCTAATTTAGACTTTATAGATCAAATAGGCTTGAAGAGCCATTTATCGCCCACTAGGGCCAACGGTCTCGTCTCAATGATAAAACAAATAAAAATGTATGCGCTGGCTTTTGAGTCGGCACAAAATAATTAA
- a CDS encoding iron-sulfur cluster assembly protein gives MEEVIDTQALGETIVGVLKSIYDPEIPVDIYELGLIYDVMVNTDYEVKILMTLTSPNCPVAESLPKEVEDKVKLLDDVKDCEVEITFDPPWSKDLMSEEAKLELGML, from the coding sequence ATGGAAGAAGTTATAGATACTCAGGCTTTAGGCGAAACGATAGTAGGTGTACTTAAAAGTATTTACGATCCAGAAATTCCTGTAGATATATATGAATTAGGACTAATTTATGATGTAATGGTAAACACCGATTACGAAGTAAAAATTTTAATGACATTAACATCACCTAACTGTCCAGTTGCAGAGTCTTTGCCTAAGGAGGTAGAGGACAAAGTAAAACTGCTCGACGATGTGAAGGATTGTGAAGTAGAAATTACATTTGATCCGCCTTGGAGTAAAGATTTAATGAGCGAAGAAGCTAAACTAGAGCTAGGAATGCTTTAA